A part of Marinobacter psychrophilus genomic DNA contains:
- a CDS encoding PEP-CTERM sorting domain-containing protein, protein MKKVQLRTALLTGVVAAAVLSVSSLANANLLTNGSFEDPGVSGSTFLTSLPGWGSTGKVELWNRDIGAQPRGPAPYDGSQYLELNSTNGGPYSIFQSFDSVIGSIYEVSFAYSARANTNPAEEFSFYLGDESDNGDTFNIVNGPRGDWSLATYNFMATSETSKIAFKAIVPSTGTIGNFLDNVIVTDVPEPGTLALLGLGIAGLGAARRRQKA, encoded by the coding sequence ATGAAAAAAGTACAACTGAGAACCGCACTCCTTACAGGCGTTGTAGCTGCTGCCGTTTTGAGCGTGAGCTCGCTAGCAAACGCAAATCTTCTTACTAATGGTAGTTTCGAAGACCCAGGGGTTTCTGGATCTACGTTCCTGACAAGTCTGCCAGGATGGGGCTCAACTGGAAAAGTAGAGCTTTGGAACCGTGACATTGGCGCTCAACCGAGGGGACCTGCCCCATACGATGGATCCCAGTACCTCGAGTTAAACTCTACGAATGGCGGCCCTTACTCAATTTTCCAAAGCTTTGATTCAGTAATCGGAAGCATCTATGAGGTGTCTTTCGCTTACAGCGCAAGAGCAAACACCAACCCAGCAGAAGAGTTCAGCTTTTACCTCGGAGACGAAAGTGATAACGGAGACACATTTAACATCGTTAATGGGCCAAGAGGAGACTGGTCTCTCGCCACTTACAATTTTATGGCGACATCAGAAACTTCTAAGATAGCGTTCAAAGCCATCGTTCCATCCACTGGCACCATAGGGAACTTTCTGGACAACGTCATCGTTACTGACGTTCCAGAGCCTGGCACACTAGCTCTTCTGGGCCTCGGCATTGCCGGCCTGGGCGCAGCCCGTCGTCGTCAGAAAGCCTGA
- a CDS encoding phosphotransferase, giving the protein MSTNQGDMRGKPGNNASSTGTLSSYTYTKHTLERSLKPEAMELIRCRHLNIQTIHVKAIELVSFNEAENRLTTKKVIGQELFHTLWNPTNLLGRLQGHRLQNPDTLVSRITEIGTWLRKYHDSSAGLTLEGADGSWLATEFAQKIREIRASNLIPELKLKKVEQKYNAELQKLTAPNYLALNNAFPCQIHGDFVLYNVLVDSQQNMHTLGFSKTRVSSNLEDVARFYSTLWAIAQTSRTRHNLFHELPARFLKAYGLRPLIAESAYFQANLVYNFLAHLEAQHRGRKTFSWNTNREMSQITRAGMKWIYQQI; this is encoded by the coding sequence ATGAGCACAAACCAGGGCGATATGCGCGGCAAACCAGGCAACAACGCAAGCAGCACTGGCACCCTGTCGTCTTACACCTATACAAAGCACACCTTAGAACGCAGCCTAAAGCCAGAGGCGATGGAGCTCATCCGCTGTCGGCACCTTAATATTCAAACAATCCACGTCAAAGCCATCGAACTTGTCAGCTTTAACGAAGCCGAAAACCGCCTAACTACAAAGAAGGTCATCGGTCAGGAGCTGTTTCATACCCTCTGGAACCCAACCAATCTGCTGGGCCGCCTGCAAGGTCACCGGTTGCAAAATCCAGATACTCTGGTCAGTCGCATTACAGAAATCGGCACCTGGCTACGCAAGTATCACGACAGCTCGGCTGGGCTCACACTAGAGGGCGCAGATGGCAGCTGGCTGGCAACAGAATTTGCACAAAAAATTCGCGAAATCCGGGCAAGCAACCTAATACCTGAACTTAAGCTCAAAAAAGTCGAGCAAAAATACAACGCCGAATTGCAGAAACTCACCGCCCCCAACTACCTGGCCTTGAATAACGCCTTCCCGTGCCAAATCCATGGCGACTTTGTGCTTTATAACGTATTGGTAGACAGCCAGCAGAACATGCACACACTGGGTTTCAGCAAAACCCGCGTCTCAAGCAACCTGGAAGACGTGGCGCGTTTCTACAGCACCCTCTGGGCCATCGCTCAAACCAGCCGCACCCGTCATAACCTGTTCCATGAATTACCAGCCAGATTTCTGAAAGCCTACGGATTACGACCTCTTATTGCCGAGAGCGCTTATTTTCAAGCCAATCTGGTATACAATTTCTTGGCTCATCTGGAAGCCCAGCACCGCGGGCGAAAGACGTTTTCGTGGAACACCAACCGTGAAATGAGCCAGATCACCCGCGCGGGTATGAAGTGGATCTACCAGCAAATCTGA
- a CDS encoding PEP-CTERM sorting domain-containing protein, translating into MKFKTTLCVAALCLASAAAHAVPSLGTILSNGTYNGVTDTGLESVVLTDTSNNNDDITAFLFLELAGFRNNNNFGIYSFSYDGSGNVVVGDTLELFSGSQSPGTGGFTTDATVEFDLLAGTATNASTNVVANIGKNFGFYLANTVNNNGFTWYSHTSLNSDGFDHMLMFDTSSNSVSGLSGSDVVLAFEDLCNTNCSNDGDYNDMVVGISDVIPVPEPGTLALLGLGLAGLGAARRRQKA; encoded by the coding sequence ATGAAATTTAAAACAACTCTTTGCGTAGCAGCATTATGCTTGGCTTCAGCAGCAGCCCACGCGGTGCCAAGCTTGGGCACCATCCTTTCGAATGGCACCTACAATGGCGTCACTGATACTGGTCTCGAATCAGTTGTGCTGACAGACACTAGCAACAACAACGATGATATTACGGCTTTTTTGTTTCTTGAACTGGCAGGATTCAGAAACAACAACAACTTTGGCATCTACAGTTTTTCCTATGATGGGTCCGGCAACGTGGTTGTTGGTGATACGCTTGAGCTGTTCTCAGGATCGCAAAGCCCGGGTACCGGCGGCTTCACCACAGATGCGACCGTGGAATTTGACTTGCTCGCAGGAACTGCCACCAACGCATCAACCAATGTTGTTGCCAACATCGGTAAAAACTTTGGTTTTTATCTGGCCAATACCGTTAACAATAACGGCTTTACCTGGTACAGCCACACCTCACTAAACTCGGACGGCTTTGACCATATGCTCATGTTTGATACGTCAAGCAACTCAGTGTCTGGCCTAAGCGGTAGCGATGTGGTTCTTGCCTTCGAAGATCTTTGCAATACCAACTGCAGCAACGATGGTGATTACAATGACATGGTCGTAGGCATCTCCGACGTAATCCCGGTCCCCGAGCCCGGCACCCTGGCCCTCCTCGGCCTTGGCCTTGCAGGACTTGGCGCAGCTCGCCGTCGTCAGAAAGCCTGA
- a CDS encoding PA14 domain-containing protein, with protein MQVRLIKSSIFLIYAKVTMMNLVLEKSFCAQGKSGGVLMQANKKFLVICISILITSGCSTLTPRDIDTLPAPAALPEKSEQGVVEIWYYNNITLSSVSGLDSLARYPDNPDEVLQLNRLEGPTNRGDRYAGLVRGYITAPADGQYRFFVNSDDDGQFLLSDSTSPSEARVIASVPGWARRGEFTKYSSQTSGNITLSSGQRYYFEMRYREAGGGDQFAVAWEGPGFSQAVIDGQYLSSFSQGSQIYPDDAQSVAGYELGYRVGFFDGKQALPFTPAYPPLDNDQDRLYDNWEAFYGLDSTNPNDSNADTDNDILTNYDEFWVGSSPTIADSDGDGIPDGAEFAYGLDALDAADAQADFDNDGFSNLNEYEAGSDLTDSEDMPVQTETRTAGIWAQYFSGKNFEEFVLARVEPGLDFNWGAGSPASGVPVDRFSARYVTQFTPPHESGARDYQVVIKRDDGVRMDFDGQRIINTWVDGTWGVSAQITANAGQNYPVNIEYYENRGDALLAVQFVDTITGKTLNSADILTVLDLSDPSNQSFDNDNDGIPDVWEQQQGTSVYVADSAIVNNTAGISNLEAFQTNVSPWTLEALDEAVSIVPGPGQSSVTLTWTAPLTRVDGGSLTLGDIKSYELTYGQQPDALNTKIDIPGQETSYTTKELVKGTWYFQIRTYDYNNLYSPPTEILEYVMK; from the coding sequence GTGCAAGTTCGGCTCATTAAATCATCTATTTTTTTAATTTATGCTAAAGTTACGATGATGAATTTAGTGCTCGAAAAGTCTTTTTGCGCGCAAGGTAAATCTGGAGGTGTCCTCATGCAGGCCAACAAAAAATTTCTTGTTATTTGTATTTCTATACTTATAACCTCTGGCTGTAGCACTTTGACGCCTCGGGATATCGATACCTTGCCTGCGCCAGCTGCTTTGCCTGAAAAAAGTGAGCAAGGCGTTGTTGAGATTTGGTATTACAACAACATAACTCTCTCATCTGTAAGTGGTTTAGATAGCCTAGCACGATACCCCGACAACCCAGACGAAGTGTTACAGCTTAATCGCTTAGAAGGCCCCACTAACAGGGGTGACCGTTATGCTGGTTTGGTGAGAGGTTACATCACGGCACCCGCTGACGGGCAATACCGATTTTTCGTAAATAGCGATGATGATGGGCAGTTTTTACTGAGCGACTCTACCTCGCCCAGTGAGGCACGAGTTATAGCTTCCGTCCCTGGCTGGGCTAGACGCGGAGAATTCACAAAATATAGCTCTCAAACTTCCGGCAACATCACTCTGTCATCCGGTCAACGGTATTATTTTGAAATGCGGTACCGTGAAGCCGGCGGTGGCGACCAATTTGCCGTTGCCTGGGAAGGCCCAGGCTTTAGTCAGGCGGTAATAGACGGGCAGTATCTGTCATCGTTTTCACAAGGATCGCAGATTTATCCTGACGATGCTCAGTCTGTCGCCGGTTACGAACTCGGATACCGGGTTGGTTTCTTTGATGGCAAACAGGCTTTGCCTTTTACGCCCGCCTACCCGCCGTTAGATAACGACCAAGACCGTCTATACGACAACTGGGAAGCGTTCTATGGGCTGGATTCTACCAACCCGAATGACAGCAACGCCGACACTGACAATGACATTCTCACGAATTACGACGAGTTCTGGGTGGGCTCCAGCCCAACTATCGCTGATTCGGATGGGGACGGAATACCTGATGGGGCCGAATTTGCTTACGGCCTAGACGCATTGGACGCTGCCGATGCGCAGGCCGATTTCGATAACGATGGATTTAGTAACCTTAATGAGTATGAAGCTGGTTCGGATTTGACAGATAGTGAAGATATGCCGGTTCAAACAGAGACTCGCACAGCAGGAATATGGGCGCAGTATTTTTCGGGTAAGAATTTCGAAGAATTTGTGCTTGCGCGAGTAGAACCCGGACTGGACTTTAATTGGGGCGCCGGCTCTCCGGCATCTGGAGTTCCAGTTGATCGTTTCAGCGCTCGCTACGTCACACAATTCACTCCACCTCATGAGAGTGGAGCCAGGGACTATCAAGTTGTTATTAAACGTGATGATGGCGTAAGGATGGACTTCGACGGTCAGCGTATTATCAATACGTGGGTTGACGGGACATGGGGTGTTTCTGCTCAAATCACTGCGAATGCCGGACAAAACTACCCGGTCAATATTGAGTATTATGAAAATCGCGGCGATGCCCTTCTCGCTGTTCAGTTCGTTGACACAATTACGGGCAAGACGCTGAACTCAGCAGACATTTTGACGGTGTTAGATTTATCTGATCCGTCGAATCAGTCCTTTGATAATGATAATGATGGTATTCCAGACGTATGGGAGCAACAACAAGGCACGAGCGTTTATGTCGCAGATTCAGCGATTGTTAACAATACCGCAGGCATTTCGAACCTCGAAGCCTTTCAGACGAATGTGAGCCCGTGGACATTAGAAGCTCTTGATGAAGCCGTCAGCATTGTGCCAGGACCTGGTCAGTCGTCGGTTACCTTGACATGGACTGCGCCACTTACAAGAGTTGACGGTGGCTCGTTGACGTTGGGAGATATTAAAAGTTACGAACTAACCTACGGTCAGCAGCCCGATGCTTTAAATACAAAGATCGATATCCCAGGGCAGGAAACCAGCTATACCACTAAAGAACTAGTCAAGGGGACGTGGTATTTTCAGATACGGACTTATGACTACAACAACCTTTACAGCCCACCGACCGAGATTCTGGAATATGTCATGAAGTAA
- a CDS encoding glycosyltransferase — protein sequence MADNHFSTRIPTRILHVTFNMGFGGTEQVIRQLVTNLNPQRFQCEIACIDGEVGAIGKAMEADNGITIHSRKRGPGLDWKTILWLRRLIKSGRFDFVHCHQYSPYTYGWFAHWGTGAKVVFTEHGRFHPDQHRKKARLINPIIALTSHRLVAISAATREALIEYEYMPASKIKVIYNGITPLTVEEYRKQELLTELGIKPGEVVIGTVARLDSVKNQPMMLQATRALIDQGYKVRLLLVGDGPERENLEAITRQLNLNNAVIFTGFQSKPADYLSLMDIFLLPSFTEGTSMTLLEAMSLGIPTVATRVGGTPEIVEDKETGFLIESDNQEAFTRAIKNLLDQPAERIKMGNAAKVRFGQKFSVEQMVDQYQRYYSASSAH from the coding sequence GTGGCTGATAATCACTTTTCAACCCGCATCCCAACCCGCATCTTGCACGTTACCTTCAATATGGGTTTCGGCGGCACCGAACAGGTTATTCGCCAGCTGGTCACCAACCTGAACCCACAACGGTTCCAGTGCGAAATCGCCTGCATTGACGGCGAAGTCGGCGCCATCGGCAAAGCCATGGAAGCGGACAACGGCATCACTATCCATTCCAGAAAGCGCGGGCCGGGGCTAGACTGGAAAACAATCCTTTGGCTTCGGCGACTCATTAAATCCGGCCGTTTCGACTTTGTGCATTGCCACCAATACTCGCCTTATACCTACGGCTGGTTCGCACACTGGGGCACTGGCGCAAAAGTGGTGTTCACCGAACACGGCCGCTTTCACCCAGACCAACACCGAAAAAAAGCAAGGCTGATCAATCCCATCATTGCGCTCACCTCTCATCGCCTGGTTGCCATATCAGCGGCTACCCGTGAGGCACTGATTGAATACGAATACATGCCAGCGTCCAAAATCAAGGTCATTTACAACGGCATCACGCCACTAACCGTAGAGGAATACCGCAAACAGGAACTCTTGACGGAACTGGGCATTAAACCGGGCGAAGTCGTTATAGGTACCGTAGCAAGACTGGACTCTGTCAAAAACCAACCCATGATGCTGCAAGCCACCCGCGCCCTGATCGACCAAGGTTATAAAGTACGCCTGCTGCTGGTCGGCGACGGCCCCGAACGCGAAAACCTGGAAGCGATAACCCGACAGTTGAATCTCAACAACGCTGTCATTTTTACCGGGTTCCAGTCCAAGCCTGCGGACTACCTCAGTTTGATGGACATATTCCTTCTTCCGTCCTTCACCGAAGGCACCTCTATGACCCTGTTGGAGGCCATGAGCCTTGGCATTCCCACAGTAGCCACTCGAGTGGGAGGCACGCCGGAGATTGTCGAAGACAAAGAAACAGGTTTTCTGATTGAAAGTGATAACCAAGAAGCATTTACCCGCGCCATAAAGAACTTGCTGGACCAGCCAGCCGAGCGCATAAAAATGGGCAATGCAGCAAAAGTCAGATTTGGACAGAAATTTTCAGTAGAGCAGATGGTCGATCAATACCAGCGATATTACAGTGCAAGTTCGGCTCATTAA
- a CDS encoding tetratricopeptide repeat protein → MSITTPKKKLPRLILLGTLILPLLSACNSGPDTSEALSHLSRADTYAEQGQFRSAILEIKNAIQTEPDNVSHIARLGELYLELGANKQAVELLEPWLKDYPQAVALPLARAYVEERKHLSAIETLALANPESSDEKLEASLIEAKAMRLSGDVDGAITAYRDISANYSTSVDAITGLIETHIQQGNARTALGAANDWLASHETTPAVLYLKGLAQYQLDELEPATATLTDAVTQMPASDIFMPLRGKLLSLLSRVLTEQGKITEAQVYSRILAEQTDSGSREQSKAVIAAIQAGNFDEAKTMLRDMRKLDPDNEQLALMLGTLSAGTGELEEGAELLSGNLDPETTPTRFIRASTMAQIDVGEREEALATLERAVKARPNDNDLLAMHGVLALSMPGQEAAGVTSLSKAISNEPDRTRLRIALARHYINNQQTEQALGQLRMAFTAQPADWASTAIYLSLLIDSGETREAEDVRDSLVNGYGNEPQALLLAAIADGRMGNSDFALIRLEQLTVDNPDMQQARLALASLYASTNSPDKAVEQLLAAAVITPEVIGPLQQAGQIYATTHSVEEVQQWLGTVAETHPPLAPNASLLSALIHIQQSDVKHARTILEPMANEDNPIGYRAYGQLLAAESVISAQAEDYSTALAKAAEAIAIQPENVGFALLPARILITQGKNAEALEALQAAAETHNNHVAILMAQADLQMNQQQDQAATELYEQVVLTQPNNVVALNNLAWLLREKNNSRAVELASRASELAPEAPDILDTHGWVLHLGGNHAEAKPIIEKALALAPDNAEIQGHLKAINEAL, encoded by the coding sequence ATGTCGATAACAACACCAAAGAAAAAACTCCCACGGCTGATCCTGCTGGGCACTCTTATACTGCCCTTGCTGAGCGCCTGTAACAGCGGCCCGGATACCTCCGAAGCGCTGTCGCACCTGAGTCGCGCAGACACCTACGCCGAGCAGGGCCAGTTCCGCTCGGCTATTCTCGAAATCAAAAACGCTATCCAGACCGAGCCAGACAACGTCAGCCACATTGCCCGGCTGGGCGAACTCTACTTGGAACTGGGCGCCAACAAACAGGCCGTTGAGCTGCTGGAGCCCTGGCTGAAAGACTACCCGCAAGCGGTGGCCCTGCCTTTGGCCCGGGCCTATGTGGAAGAACGCAAACACCTGTCTGCCATCGAAACCCTGGCACTGGCAAACCCCGAAAGCTCTGATGAAAAACTCGAAGCGTCCCTGATCGAAGCCAAAGCCATGCGCTTGTCTGGCGACGTAGACGGAGCAATCACCGCCTACCGAGACATTAGCGCCAATTACTCAACCAGCGTGGATGCGATAACCGGTCTAATAGAGACCCATATTCAACAAGGCAATGCCCGCACGGCGCTCGGGGCCGCCAACGATTGGTTGGCCAGCCACGAAACCACGCCAGCCGTTCTCTATCTGAAAGGCCTGGCCCAATACCAGCTTGATGAACTGGAGCCCGCCACCGCCACACTCACCGACGCCGTTACCCAAATGCCGGCATCCGACATATTCATGCCATTAAGAGGCAAGTTACTGTCGCTGTTGTCACGGGTGTTGACTGAACAGGGCAAAATCACCGAAGCCCAGGTATACAGCCGCATCCTGGCCGAACAAACCGACTCAGGCTCCCGCGAACAGAGCAAAGCCGTTATCGCCGCCATTCAAGCTGGCAACTTTGACGAAGCCAAAACCATGCTGCGGGACATGCGCAAGCTAGACCCCGACAACGAACAGCTGGCCTTAATGTTGGGCACCCTGTCTGCAGGTACCGGTGAATTGGAAGAAGGCGCCGAATTGCTGTCTGGAAATCTGGACCCGGAAACCACCCCAACCCGCTTTATTCGGGCCTCTACCATGGCCCAGATTGACGTGGGCGAACGGGAAGAAGCACTCGCCACTCTGGAACGTGCCGTAAAAGCCCGCCCCAACGACAACGATCTGCTGGCCATGCACGGCGTTCTGGCCCTGAGCATGCCCGGCCAGGAAGCCGCGGGCGTCACCAGTTTGAGCAAAGCCATTAGCAACGAACCCGATCGCACCCGTTTAAGGATTGCGCTGGCCCGGCACTACATCAATAACCAGCAAACCGAACAGGCCTTGGGCCAATTGCGGATGGCGTTTACCGCCCAGCCAGCAGATTGGGCAAGCACAGCTATCTATTTAAGCCTGCTGATCGACAGCGGTGAAACCCGCGAAGCCGAAGACGTACGCGATTCGCTGGTCAATGGCTACGGCAACGAGCCTCAAGCGCTCCTGCTGGCGGCAATCGCCGACGGGCGCATGGGTAACTCCGACTTCGCTTTGATTCGCCTTGAGCAACTGACAGTAGACAACCCAGATATGCAGCAGGCGCGCCTGGCCCTGGCAAGCCTGTATGCCTCGACCAACAGCCCAGACAAAGCCGTTGAACAACTCCTGGCCGCCGCCGTTATAACCCCGGAGGTGATCGGACCGCTTCAGCAGGCCGGCCAGATTTACGCTACCACCCACAGCGTGGAAGAAGTTCAACAGTGGCTGGGCACCGTTGCTGAAACGCATCCGCCACTGGCACCAAACGCCAGCTTGTTGTCTGCGTTAATCCACATACAACAAAGCGATGTAAAACATGCACGAACGATTCTTGAGCCAATGGCCAACGAAGATAACCCCATCGGCTACAGAGCCTACGGACAGCTATTGGCCGCAGAATCTGTTATCAGCGCACAGGCCGAAGATTACTCAACGGCCCTGGCTAAAGCAGCAGAAGCCATTGCCATTCAGCCCGAAAACGTCGGCTTCGCACTGCTGCCTGCCCGCATACTCATCACTCAGGGTAAAAATGCTGAGGCGCTAGAAGCACTTCAAGCCGCCGCAGAAACCCACAACAACCACGTCGCCATTCTAATGGCCCAGGCCGACCTGCAAATGAACCAACAGCAGGATCAGGCAGCAACCGAGTTGTATGAACAAGTTGTGTTAACGCAGCCTAACAACGTGGTGGCGCTGAACAACCTGGCTTGGCTACTACGTGAAAAGAACAACAGCCGCGCCGTAGAACTCGCCAGCCGCGCCAGCGAGCTGGCGCCCGAAGCGCCAGACATACTCGACACCCACGGATGGGTTCTGCACCTGGGCGGTAACCACGCAGAGGCCAAGCCCATCATTGAGAAGGCCTTGGCGCTAGCGCCAGACAACGCAGAAATTCAGGGACACTTGAAAGCCATTAACGAGGCACTGTAA
- a CDS encoding exosortase/archaeosortase family protein gives MLRKTLQNIPVAKPYLLATAIAVLIFLPTWVRLAEAWLEFEQVLAHGLATALIFLWLVITHPPAPNKALTHQQRPFYKTGALALIVITLGWAVLELARIDTLAYFALPAGIAGVTWALLGWQRLISFLPYILVLSLSLPFWADLVPALVHLASAVVGTWVRWMDMPALIEGNSITVPFGRLVIEDGCSGIRYFAISILLAAMTSILNDYRWRGWLVSLAVAITLALIVNWVRITILVVVGYQSEMQSDLLKDHELMGWLVYGAFIIPVMYFSPVMKRNPDSQAQPANVNKKGYIAIAVAVLLGPAALTLATTTTTTQPGLWSLNIANGSKAELQSLPIPLSMPEALNQQAWRTAGTRVLLAQSQRTSADNKLVPYLPAQFNHSQWLRESNQQPGATVYRNILTRKQVVMAQWYQVGDYRADSYRNAKLLQIPALLQGATRFALVTLQASCQQRSCENAYNAVINQKTTLQAQSFTLTNDRSP, from the coding sequence ATGTTACGGAAAACACTACAAAATATACCGGTAGCAAAACCCTATTTGCTGGCTACCGCAATCGCAGTTTTGATCTTCTTGCCCACCTGGGTCAGGCTTGCCGAAGCTTGGCTAGAATTCGAACAAGTCCTCGCCCACGGCCTGGCAACCGCACTCATTTTTCTCTGGTTGGTTATCACCCACCCGCCGGCGCCCAATAAAGCGTTAACCCATCAGCAAAGGCCCTTTTACAAAACCGGCGCACTGGCCTTAATTGTGATCACCCTGGGCTGGGCCGTGCTCGAACTTGCCCGCATCGACACCCTCGCCTATTTTGCCCTGCCCGCGGGCATCGCTGGCGTAACCTGGGCGTTACTGGGCTGGCAGCGCCTAATCAGCTTTTTGCCCTACATTCTGGTTTTGTCACTATCGTTACCTTTCTGGGCCGATTTAGTACCGGCACTAGTGCATCTTGCAAGCGCAGTAGTAGGCACCTGGGTGCGCTGGATGGATATGCCAGCACTCATAGAAGGTAACAGCATTACCGTGCCCTTCGGCCGGCTGGTCATTGAAGACGGCTGCTCCGGTATTCGCTACTTCGCCATTTCTATTCTGCTAGCTGCCATGACATCCATCCTGAACGATTACCGCTGGCGCGGCTGGCTTGTCAGCCTGGCCGTCGCCATTACCCTGGCGCTCATCGTAAACTGGGTTCGCATCACCATCCTGGTGGTAGTCGGCTATCAATCCGAAATGCAAAGCGACCTACTGAAAGACCACGAACTGATGGGCTGGTTGGTATACGGCGCCTTCATCATCCCGGTTATGTACTTCTCACCGGTCATGAAGCGCAACCCCGACAGCCAAGCCCAGCCAGCAAACGTCAATAAAAAAGGCTACATCGCCATCGCCGTTGCCGTGCTGCTCGGCCCCGCTGCCCTAACGCTGGCAACCACCACCACAACCACCCAACCCGGGCTCTGGTCGTTGAACATCGCGAACGGCTCAAAAGCCGAACTGCAGTCGCTACCGATTCCCTTAAGCATGCCGGAAGCCTTAAACCAGCAAGCCTGGCGCACCGCAGGCACTCGGGTATTATTGGCGCAAAGCCAGCGCACCAGCGCCGACAACAAGCTGGTGCCTTACCTACCAGCACAGTTCAACCACTCACAATGGCTGCGCGAGAGCAATCAACAGCCCGGCGCAACGGTTTATCGCAACATACTCACCCGGAAACAGGTGGTTATGGCGCAGTGGTATCAAGTGGGTGACTACCGTGCCGACAGCTACCGCAACGCCAAACTGCTGCAGATACCGGCGCTGCTTCAGGGTGCAACGCGCTTTGCGCTGGTGACCCTTCAAGCCTCTTGCCAGCAGCGAAGTTGTGAAAACGCTTACAACGCCGTCATTAACCAAAAAACGACGCTACAGGCCCAATCCTTCACGCTGACAAACGACCGTTCCCCATGA
- a CDS encoding mannose-1-phosphate guanylyltransferase/mannose-6-phosphate isomerase has protein sequence MLFPIVLAGGSGSRLWPLSRQLHPKQFLPLLGKSSMLQATIVRLKGLETAPPTIICNNEHRFLAAEQLRAAGVNDAKVLLEPVGRNTAPAIALAALALVKGNPNAVLLVLAADHVIDDEAAFRAAVENAARYAAQGKLVTFGIKPDMAHTGYGYIRAGKTLGPGACELDEFVEKPSKETAQSYLTEGNYTWNSGMFLFRADRYLEELKQWRPDILEACTQAMANPVPDLTFIRINEEAFRACPSESVDYAVMEKTGAGVVIEMDAGWSDIGSWSALWEKLDKDANGNACNGDVMLHNASNSLVRADHRLVALVGVENLIVVETKDAIMVAHKDHVEDVKVLVASIESDRRHEHINHREVYRPWGMFDSIDNGHRYQVKRITVNPGAKLSVQKHHHRAEHWIVVSGTAMVTNGEKQYLVTENQSTYIPIGEIHSLENPGVIPLELIEVQSGSYLGEDDIVRLQDQYGRA, from the coding sequence ATGCTTTTCCCAATCGTTCTTGCAGGCGGCAGCGGCTCACGTTTATGGCCGTTATCACGGCAGCTGCACCCCAAGCAATTCCTACCCTTGCTGGGCAAAAGTTCCATGCTACAAGCCACAATAGTGCGCCTGAAGGGCTTGGAGACCGCACCACCAACGATCATCTGTAACAACGAACACCGCTTCCTTGCCGCCGAGCAACTGCGGGCCGCCGGAGTAAACGATGCCAAAGTTCTGCTAGAACCTGTCGGGCGCAATACAGCGCCAGCCATCGCCCTGGCAGCGCTGGCTCTGGTAAAAGGTAACCCAAACGCGGTATTACTGGTGCTGGCGGCCGACCACGTTATAGATGATGAAGCGGCTTTTCGCGCCGCGGTAGAAAACGCCGCTCGCTATGCAGCCCAGGGAAAGCTCGTTACCTTTGGCATAAAGCCAGACATGGCCCACACCGGCTATGGCTACATCCGCGCAGGAAAAACCTTGGGGCCGGGTGCCTGTGAATTAGACGAATTCGTAGAGAAGCCCTCCAAAGAGACCGCACAAAGCTATCTGACAGAAGGAAACTACACCTGGAACAGCGGCATGTTCCTGTTCAGGGCCGACAGATACCTGGAAGAACTTAAGCAGTGGCGGCCAGATATCCTTGAAGCCTGCACACAAGCAATGGCAAACCCCGTGCCGGACCTAACGTTTATTCGAATCAACGAAGAGGCGTTTCGGGCGTGCCCAAGTGAATCCGTCGATTACGCCGTTATGGAGAAAACCGGCGCAGGCGTCGTTATCGAGATGGACGCAGGCTGGAGTGACATCGGATCATGGTCTGCACTTTGGGAAAAACTGGACAAAGATGCGAACGGCAACGCCTGCAACGGCGATGTCATGCTTCACAACGCCAGCAACTCACTGGTTCGCGCCGACCACCGGCTGGTTGCATTGGTCGGCGTTGAAAATCTTATCGTGGTCGAAACCAAAGACGCAATCATGGTTGCCCACAAAGACCACGTAGAAGATGTAAAAGTCCTGGTCGCGTCCATTGAATCAGACAGGCGCCACGAACACATAAACCATCGCGAAGTGTACCGGCCCTGGGGTATGTTTGATTCAATCGACAACGGACACCGCTATCAGGTAAAACGCATCACCGTGAACCCCGGTGCGAAGCTCTCGGTGCAAAAACACCACCACCGGGCAGAACACTGGATTGTGGTCAGCGGAACCGCTATGGTCACCAACGGCGAAAAGCAGTACTTGGTCACCGAGAACCAGTCGACTTACATTCCCATTGGCGAGATTCACAGCCTCGAAAACCCGGGGGTCATTCCTTTGGAATTGATTGAAGTGCAGTCTGGCTCGTATTTGGGCGAAGACGATATTGTGCGCTTACAAGATCAATACGGCAGAGCCTGA